The Rhizoctonia solani chromosome 14, complete sequence genome has a segment encoding these proteins:
- a CDS encoding Isonitrile hydratase, whose product MEILEAASINSLGGQWLSRLPGLPKPKVKFEAEFLAESRDPIRGSSGPFIVATKTFEEVEGKQFNIVLVPAGKLKSDPVRSSENTVPGAKYIFSVCGGSWTLASLGLLDGKRATSNKSAFNEIKRTTSSAVQWVPKARWVVDGKFWTSSGVTAGQDMAYEFLKTLAGEEFAVSTKNMVELRAAGQGDDEFAEVFKLT is encoded by the exons ATGGAGATCCTCGAAGCCGCGAGCATCAACTCGCTAGGTGGCCAATGGCTCTCAAGACTCCCGGGACTTCCCAAACCCAAAGTCAAATTTGAAGCCGAATTTCTTGCCGAGAGCCGGGACCCGATTCGAGGGTCATCTGGACCTTTTATTGTAGCAACCAAGACGTTCGAGGAAGTGGAAGGCAAGCAATTTAATATTGTTTTAGTCCCTGCTGGTAAGCTCAAGTCTGACCCTGTTCGCTCGTCGGAGAATACT GTGCCGGGTGcgaaatatatattttcggTATGCGGTGGTAGTTGGACATTGGCTTCGCTTGGGTTGTTAGATGGAAAGcgagccacatcaaacaaGTCTGCCTTTAACGAGATCAAA AGAACAACTAGCTCGGCTGTTCAATGGGTGCCCAAAGCTCGTTGGGTAGTGGATGGTAAATTCTGGACGAGCTCCGGGGTGACCGCCGGTCAGGACATGGCATACGAATTTTTGAAGACGCTAGCTGGGGAAGAGTTTGCTGTGTCTACGAAGAATATGGTCGAGTTACGTGCGGCCGGACAGGGTGATGATGAGTTTGCGGAGGTGTTCAAGCTTACTTAG
- a CDS encoding cutinase produces MLAKYLIAPFVFVACAIGTPIELEARQSCSALQLVHIAGTTEIGLGIVGTPLAAALASSGVTTKSITYDTSAEYIVTVAAGAAITTSYLAAQAIACPNQRFVLSGYSKGALVLHSTTLTSNLKSKVASILVFGDPARNINQPWPINNPSVDLSPKDGSSSSQNIASFCNTGDLFCAIPGVSLPAHLAYPTDGSIGVAATFAKARP; encoded by the exons ATGCTCGCGAAGTATCTTATC GCCCCATTCGTCTTTGTTGCTTGTGCTATAGGCACTCCTATTGAGCTTGAGGCTCGCCAGTCGTGCTCAGCCCTGCAACTTGTCCATATCGCAGGCACAACTGAAATTGGGCTTGGTATTGTTGGGACTCCTCTTGCAGCCGCTCTCGCATCGAGCGG AGTTACCACGAAGTCAATTACTTATGACACCTCTGCGGAATATATCGTTACTGTTGCCGCCGGGGCTGCTATCACTACATCCTACCTTGCTGCTCAGGCCATTGCTTGTCCTAATCAGCGCTTCGTACTAAGCGGATATTCCAAAGGCGCACTTGTTCTGCACA GTACAACCCTTACCAGTAATCTGAAATCTAAAGTCGCAAGCATTCTAGTTTTTGGTGACCCAGCCCGCAATATCAATCAGCCTTGGCCTATCAATAACCCCTCAGTGGATTTGTCGCCCAAGGACGGAAGCTCAAGCTCTCAGAATATTGCTAGCTTCTGTAACACTGGCGATTTGTTTTGTGCTATTCCTGGAGTTAGTTTGCCGGCTCACTTGGCATATCCGACTGACGGAAG CATTGGCGTTGCCGCGACGTTCGCCAAAGCCCGACCATGA
- a CDS encoding cytochrome P450 family protein, with protein MEQLAHVQRALMSIPGSAAVVRYVKASHQDDPFRTILELILVIFAIRTLLMNRTRSDQSGKNFVKLTEKEIDDLVDEWQPEPLCSPLTPEEQADLASVPVIVGPTGPKPKLASNGKTVLNFASYNFAGLAGNDFIKERAVETLRKYGLGSCGPPGFYGTIDVHLQLERDIAFFLGTESAILYSQAFHTVSSVIPAFCKRGDIIVADRGVNFAIQKGLQISRSTIRWYDHNNLKSLQEVLESVDRECRKKGSKLTRRFIVTEGIFEGSGQMVDLPKIIELKKKYKYRLVLDESISFGSMGRTGRGLTELYNVPATEVDMLVGSIANGLCSAGGFCAGSRVVVDHQRINGTSFVFSAALPAMLAVAASEAISILTSTPSALAALHENARLLRSTLEKCSEYIDITSHPASPIIHFTLRTQSAPSLLPSTAEIVLTKSNPHTQAVPNPVQFDIAAEEVILQQIVDESINQGVLIARARRLRGQEGVEPRPSIRVVCSAALGKKDVERAAGVLKGVVGKNLTFAFELCHENAQFIECVCTGSEYTDLEKHSHELGRTDLTVSAWLFLEVVLGSASEFSFRIPSGRCRRAVRNSIDAMYATKLNFAQPPGIAAALPADHMWIDAGLKTPLGSMLPEGTRLSPADLCAALAIALGGGWAITRIYKKQRQLPLPPGPPEKSWLKGNGEEIPRTFVWLKYTEWNRKYGFSKKAIGTYDEAQARDVHLFLQRLVTNPEGFFEEAKWLFGRIVMRITYGYTVTGINDPYIKLAEDALQSLVIGVMGNHPVDTYPILRYLPEWLPGMKFKREAQEARGIAKRLANEPFNWTVKAMNEGIITPSFLSQVLEMNEDRNDSLDAIKWSAASMYSGGIHNTLAVLSNFIVAMMLHPEVASKGREEIDRVVGTERLPTLRWHPVAPLGSPRSVHQDRVYKGYRIPAHSTIYCNIYAITRDEKIFPDPERFIPERFAENDTESIPLNPRNFVFGAGRRICPGNHIVDATIFLLVASILATMDISKPRDEQGNEVEPVVERAGFQTNQVIPFKFSITPRSDRALQLIEMAVMFESE; from the exons ATGGAACAGCTCGCGCATGTCCAGCGTGCCTTGATGTCTATACCTGGCTCTGCGGCCGTAGTTCGCTATGTCAAGGCTTCTCACCAGGATGACCCTTTTCGCACGATCCTCGAACTTATTCTTGTTATTTTCGCTATACGCACTTTGCTTATGAACCGCACGCGCTCGGACCAGTCTGGAAAAAACTTTGTTAAGCTGACCGAAAAG GAAATCGACGACCTTGTAGACGAATGGCAGCCCGAACCTCTCTGCAGCCCGCTCACACCTGAAGAACAGGCCGACTTAGCCTCGGTGCCTGTCATCGTCGGACCTACTGGCCCCAAGCCCAAACTTGCCTCCAACGGAAAAACAGTGCTCAATTTCGCGTCCTACAACTTTGCAGGCCTCGCCGGGAACGACTTTATCAAGGAGCGCGCAGTGGAGACGCTGCGAAAGTATGGCCTTGGAAGCTGCGGACCCCCAGGTTTCTACGGTACCATTG ACGTGCATCTCCAACTTGAACGCGACATTGCCTTTTTCCTTGGGACTGAATCGGCTATTCTCTACTCTCAGGCTTTTCACACGGTTTCATCTGTCATCCCAGCGTTCTGCAAACGTGGTGATATCATCGTTGCTGATCGTGGTGTCAACTTTGCGATCCAAAAGGGCCTCCAAATCTCCCGTAGCACTATCCGCTGGTACGACCATAATAACCTGAAAAGTCTTCAAGAGGTTTTGGAAAGCGTCGACCGGGAATGCAGGAAAAAGGGATCTAAACTTACCAGGAGGTTCATTGTCACCGAGGGGATTTTCGAGGGATCTGGACAAATGGTTGACCTGCCAAAAATT ATTGAGCTCAAGAAAAAGTACAAGTATCGACTTGTACTTGATGAATCCATCTCCTTCGGCTCCATGGGTCGTACTGGCCGCGGATTGACAGAATTGTACAACGTTCCA GCAACTGAAGTGGACATGCTCGTTGGATCTATCGCAAACGGTCTCTGCTCGGCTGGCGGCTTCTGCGCTGGATCCCGTGTGGTTGTTGACCATCAG CGCATTAATGGAACCTCGTTTGTCTTTTCTGCTGCCCTCCCCGCAATGCTCGCAGTCGCTGCATCTGAAGCCATCTCTATTCTCACGTCCACACCTTCAGCCTTGGCAGCGCTTCACGAAAACGCTCGTCTCTTGCGTAGCACACTTGAAAAATGCTCAGAGTACATCGATATTACATCTCATCCAGCGTCGCCTATTATTCACTTCACCCTCCGTACTCAATCCGCGCCCTCGTTGTTGCCTTCCACGGCCGAAATCGTACtgaccaaatcaaatccACACACTCAGGCAGTTCCAAACCCGGTCCAATTCGACATCGCTGCCGAAGAGGTGATCTTGCAACAGATTGTTGACGAGTCGATCAACCAAGGTGTTCTCATTGCTCGTGCCCGACGACTGCGAGGTCAAGAAGGTGTAGAACCAAGACCTAGTATTAGGGTTGTATGCAGTGCTGCGCTAGGGAAAAAAGATGTTGAACGTGCTGCGGGTGTTTTGAAGGGCGTTGTGGGAAAA AACCTCACTTTTGCATTCGAACTGTGCCACGAAAACGCACAGTTCATAGAGTGTGTTTGCACCGGATCTGAGTACACCGATCTCGAAAAGCATTCACATGAGCTTGGGCGTACTGACTTGACGGTCTCCGCATGGTTGTTCCTTGAGGTTGTGCTCGGCTCGGCCTCGGAGTTTTCTTTTAGAATTCCATCAGGCAGATGCCGCCGGGCCGTACGTAACAGCATAGACGCCATGTACGCCACCAAACTCAATTTTGCTCAACCGCCTGGGATTGCTGCAGCCTTGCCGGCAGACC ACATGTGGATCGACGCAGGGCTTAAAACG CCCCTGGGAAGTATGCTCCCCGAGGGCACTCGTCTTTCTCCTGCTGATCTGTGCGCTGCACTGGCTATTGCTCTCGGAGGGGGGTGGGCGATTACACGTATTTATAAAAAACAACGACAGCTACCGCTTCCACCAGGGCCTCCAGAGAAGTCGTGGCTTAAAGGGAACGGGGAAGAAATACCTCGCACATTCGTGTGGCTGAAATATACGGAATGGAACAGGAAGTACG GTTTCAGCAAGAAAGCCATTGGAACGTACGATGAAGCCCAGGCCAGAGACGTGCATTTGTTCTTACAGAGGTTAGTTACAAATCCTGAAGGTTTTTTCGAGGAAGCCAAGTG GCTTTTCGGGAGGATTGTCATGCGAATAACATATGGCTACACTGTTACGGGTATTAATGATCCGTACATAAAACTTGCAGAAGATGCACTGCAATCGTTAGTCATCGGTGTTATGGGGAATCATCCTGTGGACACATACCCTATCTTACGCTATTTACCCGAATGGTTACCTGGAATGAAGTTCAAAAGAGAAGCTCAAGAGGCAcgtgggattgcaaaacggCTAGCGAATGAGCCGTTCAACTGGACGGTTAAGGCCATG AACGAAGGAATCATCACCCCTTCGTTTTTATCTCAGGTTTTGGAAATGAACGAAGACAGGAATGACAGCTTGGATGCCATCAAGTGGTCGGCCGCAAGCATGTACTCTGGTGGCATTCATAACACCCTCGCTGTACTCAGCAACTTTATTGTGGCCATGATGCTTCATCCCGAGGTCGCCAGTAAAGGGCGCGAAGAAATAGACAGAGTTGTTGGAACCGAAAGACTTCCT ACGCTTCGATGGCATCCAGTGGCACCTCTAG GCTCTCCCCGTTCAGTTCATCAGGATCGTGTCTACAAAGGCTATCGCATCCCGGCTCACAGCACCATATACTGTAACATATATGCG ATAACTCGCGATGAGAAGATTTTCCCAGATCCAGAGAGGTTTATCCCAGAGCGATTCGCAGAGAACGATACTGAGTCGATTCCATTAAATCCTCGAAACTTCGTTTTTGGGGCCGGAAGACGTATATGTCCTGGGAACCATATCGTCGACGCAACTATTTTCTTGTTAGTTGCAAGCATTCTTGCTACTATGGACATAAGTAAGCCCAGAGATGAACAAGGTAATGAAGTTGAGCCGGTCGTCGAGAGAGCTGGATTCCAGACGAA CCAAGTAATACCTTTCAAATTTTCGATTACGCCACGCTCCGATCGTGCGCTTCAGCTCATTGAAATGGCAGTTATGTTCGAGAGCGAGTAG
- a CDS encoding cytochrome P450 family protein: MPRTHPWIKFTEWAKIYGDIIHLRVHTNHIVILSSYKAVSDLFESRGALYSHRPRREMAFLMGWERVMPFHGYDEDWKMYRRYANQGFNKKAAMKYHAGQTRDVHLFLQRLAANSENFAPGKIIMRITYGYVVTDANDPYVKSSDEAIESLGRVTMMGNYLVDSYPFLRHLPTWLPGMGFKTKAFEWSKLPLGMANIPFEWTKKQMAAGIAIPSFLSELLEQNVDGRRGEEIIKWTAASMYGGGAHTTVGS; this comes from the exons ATGCCACGTACTCACCCATGGATCAAATTTACCGAATGGGCCAAGATATACG GTGACATTATTCATCTACGAGTACACACCAACCACATTGTGATCCTATCCTCCTATAAAGCAGTCTCGGACCTATTTGAGTCAAGGGGTGCACTGTATTCGCATCGTCCGAGGAGGGAAATGGCATTTCT GATGGGCTGGGAAAGGGTCATGCCCTTTCATGGATACGATGAGGACTGGAAGATGTACAGGCGTTACGCTAATCAAGGTTTCAATAAGAAAGCAGCTATGAAGTATCACGCTGGTCAGACGAGGGACGTGCATTTATTCTTGCAGCGGTTAGCCGCAAACTCGGAGAATTTT GCTCCTGGAAAAATAATTATGCGGATTACCTATGGTTATGTTGTCACTGATGCCAACGACCCTTATGTTAAGAGCTCGGACGAAGCCATCGAGTCACTCGGACGTGTGACCATGATGGGCAATTATCTTGTGGATAGCTATCCCTTCTTAAGGCATTTACCGACCTGGTTACCAGGTATGGGATTCAAAACTAAAGCATTTGAATGGAGTAAACTCCCTCTTGGAATGGCCAATATCCCCTTCGAGTGGACGAAAAAGCAGATG GCTGCAGGCATTGCAATACCGTCTTTCTTATCCGAGTTGCTTGAACAGAACGTAGATGGCCGTCGTGGCGAAGAAATTATCAAATGGACGGCGGCATCCATGTACGGCGGCGGCGCACACACGACCGTTGGGTCTTAA
- a CDS encoding cytochrome P450 family protein, with the protein MRNFGDSEVVSSHSVINSPTRQQDDEYRGYRIPANSTVYNNVYAITRDESMFPDPEKFIPERFDERQKTCGPLSPRDIIFGIGRRVCPGQFIADTSIFLVMSGILATMDITKARDGMVMRLSQRSYGAQPSCANYDLSSAQLVPVKECD; encoded by the exons ATGCGTAATTTTGGAGACTCTGAGGTGGTATCCAGTCACTCCGTTAT CAATTCCCCGACGCGTCAGCAAGACGATGAATACAGAGGGTATCGTATCCCTGCCAATAGCACAGTGTATAATAACGTGTATGCG ATCACTCGAGATGAGAGCATGTTTCCTGACCCAGAGAAATTCATTCCGGAGAGGTTTGACGAAAGGCAGAAGACATGCGGGCCACTGAGCCCACGGGATATTATATTTGGCATTGGAAGACGTGTCTGCCCCGGCCAATTTATAGCGGACACTTCTATTTTCCTGGTCATGTCGGGTATCCTGGCGACAATGGATATTACAAAAGCGCGAGACGGAATGGTGATGAGATTGAGCCAGAGATCTTACGGGGCCCAGCCCtcgtgtg CCAACTACGACCTTTCAAGTGCTCAATTAGTCCCCGTCAAAGAATGTGATTGA
- a CDS encoding CHAT domain protein: MRGTLGNSIGGEEEIWNTTLDIDDSLRDRDGELDCIQNAIKYASCALALTPYGHPHLAPRLASLGSSYDDRFRRLGEVDDVEKAIKYFICALVVTPDNHPDLPARLVDLSIAYTHRYKSLQEVQDLNLAIEYKSRLVQITSDDNQNLPRWVTSLGISYTERYKRLGETGDLERAIECDSRAVTLTPSGHPDLPSRLINLALSYEDRYERLNELRDLDRVIENRSRAVELTPSSRSEFPRRLAGLGSSYSSRFERLGKMVDLEEAIKYQFLAVESTSENDPSMAERLSNLGISYTNRHQRSGESGDLEKSIQHKSRALKLTPDSDPNLPDRLLGLGASYCDRYMLLNELNDLEKSIEYIDHAVDITPDGHSDLPNLLAGLGVCYTHRFERLGEIGDLEKAMGYKSRALNLTPKGHTDLPRRLCEIAVSCTQRYRRLGEIADLENAIEYDSRAVALTPEDHPEFPSQLGNLGASYEDRYLRLGEPDDLAKAIKYISRALELMPNDHQDVAAWCTGLGSCYADRYIRIGALSDLSKAIEYKERALRLTPDTHPRLPDQLANLASSYHDQYQRLKDLDDLQKAIELKSRGLALTPNGHPSLSGLLGDLGVYHDDRYRSLGEIVDLEKSDDYIARAASQSPEGHPSSSLRYFNWAITCFAQYQRTNDPSQLANSLDSFRKATQIFNGGPRDIFYYAFRWAKLASRHNPLNPLEAFRTTIDLLPQFIWLGATTNQQYQDLTLAENLAGRAASAAILSSEYNLALEWMEHARCVVWNQSLMLRTALDDLSTSFPDLANRLQRLARQLNEATSDPVGSDRVISTSAPEYRHALARRYNDLLAQPVLSFLGYLEDVPIGSTIPHVTWCPTGAVSFLPLHAAGDYDKPDARSFKYVCFGTWLPSARSWARSYILSRYNLSKLPGTTRELGYLKEQVQKIKSVGFSELTDENATTKAVLDAMENHDWVHLACHAHQNVDDPSESGFLLHDGILDLASINRRSFKNKGLAFLSACQTATGDSKLPDEAVHLASGMLMAGYSSVIATMWSVKDADAPLVANEVYSQLMRMGSLGKERPEEPCTVLLQNYAGRLERMSSVVGCRTFI; the protein is encoded by the exons ATGAGAGGTACATTGGGAAACAGCATAGGGGGTGAAGAAGAGATATGGAACACAACTCTGGATATCGACGATTCACTACGTGATCGAG ACGGAGAACTAGATTGTATCCAGAATGCAATCAAATATGCAAGTTGCGCCCTTGCACTGACCCCATACGGGCACCCGCATTTAGCGCCCCGACTCGCTTCCTTAGGGTCATCTTATGACGATCGGTTTCGGCGCCTGGGGGAGGTAGATGACGTTGAGAAAGCAATCAAATACTTTATTTGTGCCCTTGTGGTAACTCCTGACAATCACCCAGACCTGCCAGCGCGGCTTGTTGATCTAAGCATAGCTTATACACATCGATACAAATCTCTGCAAGAGGTACAGGACCTCAATCTGGCCATCGAATATAAATCCCGTCTGGTCCAAATCACTTCCGATGATAACCAAAACCTGCCACGTTGGGTCACTAGTCTGGGAATATCTTACACAGAGCGATACAAGCGACTGGGTGAAACTGGTGACCTCGAAAGAGCAATCGAATGTGACTCTCGTGCAGTCACACTTACCCCCAGTGGGCATCCAGACCTCCCATCTCGGCTTATTAATCTAGCGTTGTCTTACGAGGACCGATATGAACGTTTGAATGAACTCCGCGATCTCGATAGAGTAATCGAGAACAGATCGCGCGCGGTCGAACTCACTCCTAGCTCCCGCTCAGAATTCCCACGCCGGCTTGCTGGTTTAGGATCATCTTATAGCAGCCGGTTCGAGCGCCTGGGCAAAATGGTTGATCTCGAAGAGGCAATTAAATACCAATTTCTTGCAGTCGAATCGACTTCTGAAAATGATCCAAGCATGGCGGAGCGATTGAGCAACCTGGGCATATCTTACACTAATAGACATCAGCGTTCTGGAGAATCGGGTGACCTTGAGAAATCAATTCAACATAAATCTCGTGCACTCAAGCTTACCCCCGACAGTGATCCTAACCTTCCCGACCGGTTGCTTGGTTTAGGGGCCTCTTATTGTGATCGGTACATGCTCCTAAATGAACTTAATGATCTCGAGAAATCAATCGAATACATAGACCACGCAGTCGATATCACCCCTGACGGCCACTCAGACCTCCCAAACCTGCTTGCTGGTCTAGGTGTGTGCTATACCCACCGGTTTGAACGGTTGGGTGAAATAGGAGACCTTGAAAAAGCAATGGGTTACAAATCTCGCGCACTTAACCTCACACCCAAAGGCCACACAGACCTGCCGCGCCGACTTTGTGAAATAGCGGTATCTTGTACCCAACGATATAGACGCCTGGGCGAAATTGCCGATCTCGAAAACGCAATAGAGTACGACTCTCGTGCGGTCGCGCTTACTCCAGAGGATCATCCAGAGTTTCCGAGTCAGCTTGGCAATCTGGGGGCGTCTTACGAAGATCGATATCTGCGTCTAGGTGAACCTGACGATCTCGCAAAGGCCATCAAATACATatctcgtgcactcgaactTATGCCTAATGATCATCAGGATGTAGCGGCCTGGTGCACTGGTTTAGGCTCATGTTATGCTGATCGGTATATACGCATAGGCGCGCTTAGTGATCTCTCAAAAGCAATTGAGTACAAAGAACGAGCACTTAGGCTCACTCCCGACACCCATCCGCGCTTGCCAGACCAGCTCGCCAATCTGGCATCGTCCTACCATGATCAATATCAACGCCTCAAAGATCTCGATGATCTTCAGAAAGCCATCGAACTTAAATCTCGTGGACTTGCACTTACTCCCAACGGCCACCCAAGTCTGTCGGGTCTACTTGGGGATCTTGGTGTTTATCACGACGATCGGTATAGAAGCCTGGGTGAAATCGTTGACCTTGAGAAATCGGATGATTACATAGCCCGTGCAGCTAGCCAGAGTCCAGAGGGGCATCCTAGTTCGTCTCTGCGGTATTTTAATTGGGCTATAACCTGTTTTGCCCAATATCAGCGTACGAATGATCCTTCTCAACTAGCAAATTCGCTCGATTCGTTCCGCAAAGCCACTCAAATTTTCAACGGGGGACCACGCGACATATTTTACTATGCCTTCCGCTGGGCAAAGCTGGCTTCCAGACATAACCCCCTCAATCCTTTGGAAGCCTTTCGCACAACAATTGATCTACTTCCTCAGTTCATCTGGTTGGGTGCCACGACCAATCAACAATATCAAGATCTCACACTTGCAGAGAATCTGGCCGGACGAGCCGCTTCTGCTGCAATTTTATCCTCAGAGTATAATTTGGCGCTTGAATGGATGGAACATGCACGATGTGTGGTCTGGAACCAAAGCTTGATGCTTCGGACCGCTCTCGATGACCTTTCAACCTCTTTCCCTGATCTAGCCAACCGCCTCCAACGATTGGCTCGGCAACTGAATGAAGCAACCTCTGATCCTGTAGGATCTGACCGAGTTATTTCCACTTCTGCCCCAGAATACCGGCATGCACTGGCTCGTAGGTACAACGACTTATTAGCACAG CCCGTGTTATCCTTTCTCGGGTACTTG GAGGATGTACCCATAGGCAGCACCATACCACATGTGACTTGGTGTCCAACTGGTGCTGTATCTTTTCTTCCACTTCATGCAGCGGGAGACTATGATAAACCCGATGCGAGATCGTTCAAATACGTC TGCTTTGGGACCTGGCTCCCGAGTGCTCGGAGTTGGGCAAGAAGCTACATCTTATCAAGGTACAATTTGAGCAAACTTCCAGGCACAACTAGGGAGCTCGGCTATTTGAAGGAGCAAGTTCAGAAAATCAAGAGCGTTGGGTTCTCGGAGCTTACGGACGAAAACGCAACGACAAAAGCTGTACTCGACGCCATGGAAAACCATGATTGGGTTCATCTTGCTTGTCACGCTCACCAAAACGTTGACGATCCAAGTGAGAGTGGGTTCTTATTGCACGATGGGATCTTGGATCTGGCTTCCATCAACCGACGGTCTTTTAAGAACAAGGGCCTTGCTTTCCTTTCAGCTTGCCAGACAGCAACAGGAGACTCCAAGTTACCTGACGAAGCGGTGCACCTGGCGTCTGGTATGCTAATGGCGGGGTACTCGAGTGTGATAGCGACGATGTGGTCGGTTAAGGATGCAGACGCACCGCTAGTCGCCAATGAAGTATACAGCCAATTGATGAGGATGGGAAGCTTGGGAAAGGAGAGGCCGGAAGAGCCCTGCACCGTGCTGTTGCAGAACTACGCGGGAAGATTGGAGAGAATGAGTTCGGTCGTTGGGTGCCGTACATTCATATAG
- a CDS encoding glycoside hydrolase family 47 protein: MSLPLPTQTDSKPGFSLQALKSRAVVSPRARLASRKPIWLATPSTWDPDFDPPPPPPHEAGAPVKPPVDTVMADRAEAVRNAFRHAYSGYTNAAWNYDELLPTSNGSTNNFNGWGVSVIDAISTMQLMGLKSEYDGALDFVTKMNFDINNDGHARFSRRQSGRFQPRIIAANAHSNAYAGREHILLQKAALLADKLLPVFDSPSGLPFFGVRTSGPPPVYPTDDPKSYKYSTASDNAPGARLAPGGSAPLAEFASCQMELKYLSWATGQARYFLAAERVMDVMKKAAPNLPLPGLFPIWWERTNGTPVGDKVSLGAMADSGFEYLLKQYLLTGRTETALRDLWLQASDSIISHMLFISPNRKLLYVTDIASPAHTPAGKLEHLSCFLPGLFALGADQLTEKEGMTKERKERYMWAAIGLTNTCIGVYEDMQTGLGAEIVQFQTQNPKWIDELTKWEQTRKPGDLPPGVTSKWTRLESDQQRDYYVSDARWLSRPEGEKTLESVFLLWRTTKDPVWRERGWAAFQAIEKYSKTKYGYGSVTHVDNKAAAAATDSQPSYFLAETLKYLFLLFSDDSALPLDKFIFNTEAHPLGVWKWRDWEMKKYNIH; this comes from the exons ATGAGTCTGCCTCTGCCCACCCAGACGGACTCTAAGCCAGGTTTCTCTCTCCAGGCGCTTAAATCGCGCGCTG TCGTATCGCCCAGAGCTCGCTTGGCCTCGAGAAAACCCATTTGGCTCGCGACCCCATCTACATGGGATCCTGACTTTGatcctcctccacctcctccacACGAGGCAGGTGCGCCAGTCAAACCGCCAGTCGATACCGTCATGGCGGATCGTGCCGAAGCGGTCCGCAACGCCTTTCGACACGCGTACAGCGGGTATACAAATGCTGCATGGAATTATGACGAATTATTACCAACTAGTAATGGGAGCACGAACAA CTTCAATGGATGGGGTGTCTCTGTAATCGACGCGATTAGCACTATGCAGCTCATGGGTCTCAAATCTGAATACGATGGCGCACTCGATTTTGTCACGAAAATGAATTTCGACATTAACAACGACGGCCATGCCCGTTTTTCGAGACGGCAATCAG GTCGTTTCCAACCCCGTATCATTGCAGCGAATGCGCATTCTAACGCCTATGCCGGCCGAGAACATATCTTGCTCCAAAAGGCTGCGCTCTTGGCGGACAAACTCTTACCAGTCTTTGACTCTCCATCTGGGCTGCCTTTCTTTGGAGTACGTACGAGCGGGCCCCCGCCAGTTTACCCTACCGATGATCCAAAGAGCTACAAGTATT CCACAGCTAGCGACAACGCTCCTGGCGCGCGCCTTGCTCCTGGTGGATCTGCACCATTGGCCGAGTTTGCAAGTTGCCAGATGGAACTGAAGTATCTCTCATGGGCAACGGGACAAGCTAGATATTTCTTGGCT GCCGAACGTGTTATGGATGTGATGAAGAAAGCTGCACCGAATCTCCCTTTGCCTGGTTTGTTCCCTATTTGGTGGGAGCGTACTAATGGAACCCCGGTTGGAG ACAAAGTGTCACTAGGCGCAATGGCAGATAGCGGATTCGAGTATTTGCTCAAGCAGTATCTTCTCACCGGAAGGACCGAGACTGCTCTAAGGGACCTAT GGCTCCAGGCGTCTGATTCGATTATTTCCCACATGCTGTTTATCTCTCCGAACCGCAAACTTCTCTACGTCACCGACATTGCCAGTCCCGCACACACTCCGGCGGGCAAACTTGAGCATTTGTCGTGCTTCCTTCCGGGGCTTTTCGCACTGG GCGCGGATCAGTTGACTGAAAAAGAGGGAATGACCAAGGAGCGCAAGGAGCGATACATGTGGGCCGCTATTGGATTGACCAATACATGCATTGGCGTCTACGAGGATATGCAAACTG GTCTCGGAGCCGAAATCGTCCAATTCCAAACCCAGAATCCCAAATGGATCGACGAACTCACGAAATGGGAGCAGACGCGCAAGCCGGGTGACCTCCCGCCAGGTGTAACATCCAAATGGACTCGACTTGAATCGGATCAGCAGCGAGACTACTACGTATCAGATGCCAGATGGTTATCCCGCCCAGAG GGCGAAAAGACTCTGGAAAGCGTGTTCTTGCTTTGGCGCACGACCAAGGATCCTGTTTGGCGTGAACGTGGATGGGCAGCCTTCCAAGCGATCGAAAAGTACTCCAAAACCAAGTACGGTTATGGCAGCGTTACGCATGTGGATAACAAGGCTGCAGCAGCAGCGACCGATTCTCAACCGAG TTACTTCCTCGCTGAGACGCTCAAGTACCTCTTCCTGCTATTCAGCGACGACAGCGCGCTGCCGCTCGACAAATTCATATTCAATACCGAGGCGCATCCTCTGGGTGTCTGGAAATGGAGAGATTGGGAGATGAAGAAGTATAACATTCATTAG